From a single Ignavibacteria bacterium genomic region:
- a CDS encoding RidA family protein codes for MRRNISSGAKYEDIVGYSRAVRIGNVVEVAGTTSVSEGKVRGLGEPYYQTKIILKKIEQALIDAGASITDVVRTRIYVVDISMWEDVGRAHGEVFGAIKPASTLVAVSSLVDPDMLVEIEATAIIGG; via the coding sequence ATGAGAAGGAATATCTCCTCAGGTGCCAAATATGAAGATATTGTGGGCTATTCACGGGCAGTCCGCATAGGAAATGTAGTCGAAGTGGCGGGCACCACATCTGTGTCGGAGGGAAAAGTAAGAGGTCTTGGCGAACCCTATTACCAGACAAAAATTATCCTCAAGAAAATTGAGCAGGCACTGATCGATGCGGGCGCCTCGATCACCGATGTTGTAAGAACGAGAATATATGTGGTTGATATTTCGATGTGGGAAGATGTCGGGAGAGCCCACGGTGAGGTGTTTGGTGCGATCAAACCCGCCTCAACCTTGGTTGCTGTAAGTTCCCTCGTCGATCCCGACATGCTGGTGGAAATAGAAGCTACCGCAATTATCGGCGGCTGA
- a CDS encoding dihydrofolate reductase, producing MKKIKLYIAASMDCYIARPDGDLDWLTKAPNPDGDDFGYNSLLETIDTTLMGNETYKWLLKEGIEDPYPGLKNFVFSRTKTESNNFVEFVNDDPALFASELRKGEGKDIFLVGGGAIISSILAAGLIDEIHLTLVPVFLGQGIPLFPSQMKDLKILYSTVEVHKYNNGFISIRMRKEE from the coding sequence TTGAAGAAAATAAAACTGTATATCGCAGCAAGTATGGATTGTTACATTGCAAGACCTGACGGCGATCTTGACTGGTTGACGAAGGCACCGAATCCCGATGGAGATGATTTTGGCTACAATTCACTCCTCGAGACCATCGATACCACTTTAATGGGGAATGAAACTTATAAGTGGTTGTTGAAAGAGGGAATTGAAGATCCGTATCCCGGCCTGAAAAATTTTGTTTTCAGCCGGACCAAAACAGAATCCAACAACTTTGTCGAGTTTGTAAATGATGATCCTGCCCTTTTTGCTTCGGAGTTAAGGAAAGGGGAAGGGAAGGATATTTTTCTGGTGGGCGGCGGTGCAATAATATCCTCCATTCTTGCAGCGGGACTGATCGATGAGATACACCTCACTCTTGTACCCGTCTTTCTTGGACAGGGAATTCCCCTTTTCCCTTCACAGATGAAAGATCTTAAAATACTCTACAGCACGGTTGAAGTACACAAATACAACAACGGTTTTATCTCAATCAGAATGAGAAAAGAGGAGTAA
- a CDS encoding T9SS type A sorting domain-containing protein, with protein MFLKLLAISLLLTVSLVSQDLKKIIDISPDGRSINKYEKGDLQPVVYRTPQAPFGTTPAWTAGLERQIGGLAFGDFDMDGDLDLAAGCYFSNSFPPIPDYNNLIFRNDNGVLTVNPVWYSADSRSTTDIKWADINNDGKPDLFSGNGDGGYAPSTIYLNSGTGVPTTPSFTFAGQAWTVGTAFGDINGDGLLDLAVGNQGNTSDPYKPIFYYINQGTGYTTSPTYTSNDGMITNSVAFTDLDKSDLTRVQESFIISETGKGAVHLSKTPVVKVHTVKVNGVEVFNYCYDPVGAFVSIGGALPQGGSISVDYTYVKKGDLGAAKWVNFASGVYLNYLGGMSGTPAWTVGNTISQKGCGWGDFDLDGYADFVIGGNTNQHVMYKNNAGTLGSSPVWTSQASSNPGTQELIVNDVNNDGYPDVSTVSFSPPRVEIYLNNGGTLPVTPSWTYIGASSLNSIAYGDVNGDGMLDLAVGTARTPIVVFLNQLTPVPVELTSFSATATNGGVSLTWTTASETNNKEFRIERKIGSDESWKEIGTVAGSGTTTQQKEYSFTDISAKNLFGKVSYRLNQTDFDGTHNYSKSVEVELSNISSFELLGNFPNPFNPSTVIRYTLPETAFVTLNVWSATGEIVKSHKAGLTQKGMHDISLDMSQSPSGVYFYTIEAAGLVGGIKRLTGKFVLGK; from the coding sequence ATGTTTTTAAAATTGCTTGCCATTTCTCTTTTGCTCACCGTTTCTCTTGTCTCACAGGATTTAAAGAAAATTATCGATATCAGTCCTGACGGCAGATCAATCAATAAATATGAAAAGGGCGACCTGCAACCGGTGGTTTACCGGACTCCACAGGCTCCTTTTGGAACAACGCCTGCCTGGACAGCGGGACTTGAAAGGCAAATCGGGGGTCTTGCATTTGGCGATTTTGACATGGATGGCGACCTTGATCTCGCAGCGGGATGCTACTTCAGCAACTCGTTCCCCCCTATTCCTGACTATAACAATCTGATTTTTAGAAACGACAACGGTGTCCTTACCGTAAATCCCGTCTGGTACTCGGCTGACTCGAGATCAACAACCGACATTAAGTGGGCAGACATCAACAACGACGGAAAACCCGACCTCTTCTCCGGAAACGGTGACGGCGGCTATGCACCCTCAACCATCTATCTAAACAGTGGAACCGGAGTACCGACTACGCCTTCTTTCACTTTTGCCGGTCAGGCATGGACAGTAGGAACCGCTTTCGGTGATATCAACGGCGACGGACTTCTCGATCTGGCAGTCGGAAATCAGGGCAACACTTCCGATCCGTATAAACCAATTTTCTACTACATCAACCAGGGAACTGGCTACACAACATCCCCGACCTACACTTCGAATGACGGGATGATCACCAATTCTGTTGCTTTTACCGATCTCGACAAAAGCGACCTTACAAGAGTGCAGGAGTCTTTCATCATCTCCGAAACGGGAAAAGGGGCGGTTCATCTCTCAAAAACACCCGTTGTGAAAGTTCATACGGTTAAGGTGAACGGAGTGGAAGTATTTAATTACTGTTACGACCCCGTTGGTGCGTTTGTCTCCATCGGTGGCGCCCTTCCGCAGGGTGGCAGCATTTCCGTTGATTATACTTATGTGAAAAAGGGGGATTTGGGTGCCGCGAAGTGGGTGAATTTCGCGTCAGGAGTTTACCTAAACTACCTCGGAGGAATGTCGGGAACTCCTGCATGGACAGTCGGAAACACAATCTCACAAAAAGGGTGCGGCTGGGGCGATTTTGACCTCGACGGATACGCTGATTTTGTGATTGGCGGAAACACCAATCAACATGTAATGTATAAAAACAACGCAGGAACGCTTGGCTCTTCTCCCGTTTGGACATCGCAGGCGAGTTCCAATCCCGGAACACAGGAGTTGATAGTAAATGATGTGAATAATGACGGATATCCCGATGTTTCAACCGTAAGTTTCTCCCCTCCGAGGGTGGAAATCTACCTGAACAATGGCGGTACACTTCCCGTCACCCCCTCATGGACATACATCGGTGCATCTTCCCTTAACTCGATTGCCTACGGTGATGTGAACGGTGACGGTATGCTCGATCTGGCAGTTGGTACTGCACGCACTCCGATTGTGGTATTCCTGAATCAGTTGACTCCCGTTCCTGTCGAGCTGACATCTTTCTCCGCCACTGCAACAAATGGAGGTGTCTCACTGACTTGGACAACGGCATCCGAGACCAACAACAAGGAATTCAGAATAGAAAGAAAAATCGGATCAGATGAATCCTGGAAAGAAATCGGGACAGTTGCAGGCTCAGGAACCACAACTCAACAGAAGGAGTATTCGTTTACCGACATTTCCGCAAAAAATCTCTTTGGAAAGGTTTCTTACAGGCTGAATCAAACCGACTTCGATGGAACTCACAACTACTCCAAATCTGTGGAAGTGGAACTCTCTAACATTTCATCATTTGAACTGCTCGGTAACTTCCCGAATCCATTCAATCCCTCGACCGTAATCAGGTACACCCTCCCCGAAACGGCATTTGTCACACTAAATGTATGGTCTGCCACAGGAGAAATCGTAAAATCCCATAAAGCAGGATTGACACAAAAAGGAATGCACGATATCAGTCTGGACATGTCACAATCGCCGTCGGGAGTTTACTTCTATACGATCGAAGCCGCAGGATTGGTAGGTGGCATAAAAAGACTGACCGGGAAGTTTGTTTTAGGGAAATGA
- a CDS encoding TIGR02646 family protein — MQFVDKGIAPIELQNWISANKGMPNCQFKYLEGGVKEVIRDRLLSEQFYICCYTGLRLSVNNNHIEHLIPQSDSLARNMPLETVEYKNMVVCNNSEEFGARYKADWPSSTEVHLFVKPVDPTCRTRFVYKKNGKVEAMDTDAAATTTIEKLNLNHPKLSKLRLDAINNLFLFPPKKDVDYRKFVRNSIGRFSTPVDGKYHEFSFVLTQILTKKLNSLK; from the coding sequence ATGCAATTTGTCGATAAAGGTATTGCCCCAATCGAACTACAAAATTGGATTAGTGCAAATAAGGGTATGCCCAACTGCCAGTTCAAATATTTGGAAGGGGGAGTGAAGGAGGTAATTAGAGACAGATTATTAAGTGAGCAGTTCTATATTTGCTGTTACACCGGTCTCAGATTGTCTGTGAACAATAATCACATTGAACATCTGATTCCTCAGTCAGACAGCCTTGCCCGGAACATGCCTCTCGAAACCGTTGAGTATAAGAATATGGTTGTTTGTAACAACTCCGAGGAGTTTGGTGCCCGATATAAAGCGGACTGGCCATCATCCACAGAGGTACACCTGTTTGTAAAACCCGTTGACCCGACATGTAGAACGAGATTTGTTTATAAAAAGAACGGAAAAGTTGAGGCAATGGACACAGACGCCGCCGCAACAACAACTATCGAAAAACTTAATTTAAACCACCCAAAACTTTCAAAATTAAGATTGGATGCTATAAACAATCTGTTCCTCTTCCCTCCCAAAAAGGATGTTGACTACAGAAAATTTGTTAGAAACAGCATCGGAAGATTCTCAACTCCCGTCGATGGTAAATATCATGAGTTTTCCTTCGTGCTGACCCAAATACTCACAAAAAAGCTAAATTCTCTAAAGTAA
- a CDS encoding AAA family ATPase, with translation MLLNSLYLKNFRGFAERRFEFKPGINLVIGVNGSGKTALLEACACSIGAFLHGFKETGSRKIKKDDIRLEGNTNGKTTWERKYPVIITAQGSVSDYQGIEWTIERQSSQGTQSNKNATQIINIARGLDNAVRNGGLAILPVLVYYVNGRLWLNQTNAFKDVSDGEKPSRFDGYRNSLGASCTAKSLQNWFITQEWVSFNSGKESDVLEMVKSAILATIDEALKVGYDPELKELSITFNDGRCLPFSYLSDGQREIIALAGDIAVRMMKLNPHLGKDTLNNTPGIVLIDEVDLYLHPKWQRDILSKLSKIFPSVQFICTTHSPQIIGEVTPERIIVLDTGNQPAYSFGLDSNTIIEEVMNALPRNKKVYDLINRANVAVAEERFEEAKQILSEVEASLGTRDEEIRRLEAIIRNLEILNSME, from the coding sequence ATGTTATTAAACTCACTTTATTTGAAAAACTTCCGTGGCTTTGCAGAGCGGAGATTTGAATTTAAACCCGGTATCAACCTCGTAATCGGTGTTAATGGCTCCGGCAAAACTGCCCTTTTGGAAGCTTGTGCCTGTAGTATCGGTGCGTTTCTTCATGGATTCAAGGAAACGGGTTCGAGGAAAATAAAGAAAGATGATATTCGTTTAGAGGGCAATACCAATGGGAAAACAACCTGGGAGCGAAAATATCCCGTAATAATAACTGCTCAAGGTTCGGTATCAGACTACCAGGGCATCGAATGGACAATTGAGAGACAAAGCAGCCAGGGAACTCAATCAAACAAAAATGCCACTCAGATTATCAACATAGCTCGTGGTTTGGACAATGCAGTACGAAATGGTGGATTGGCCATACTCCCTGTTTTAGTCTACTATGTAAATGGACGCTTATGGCTAAATCAAACAAATGCCTTTAAAGATGTCTCAGATGGCGAAAAGCCTTCCCGGTTTGACGGTTATAGAAATTCACTAGGAGCATCTTGTACTGCAAAATCTCTTCAGAACTGGTTTATCACTCAAGAGTGGGTATCATTTAACTCCGGCAAGGAATCCGATGTTTTGGAAATGGTAAAATCTGCAATACTTGCAACGATTGATGAGGCTCTGAAAGTTGGATATGATCCTGAATTAAAAGAACTGTCGATTACTTTCAATGATGGACGGTGTCTTCCATTCTCTTATTTGAGTGACGGGCAGCGTGAAATAATTGCTTTAGCAGGTGATATTGCGGTAAGAATGATGAAACTGAATCCCCATTTGGGTAAGGATACTTTGAATAATACTCCCGGTATAGTCCTTATTGATGAAGTGGATCTATATCTTCACCCAAAATGGCAGAGAGATATTTTAAGCAAACTGAGTAAGATCTTCCCTTCTGTTCAGTTTATCTGTACAACACACTCACCTCAGATAATTGGAGAAGTAACACCGGAGAGAATAATAGTTCTCGATACCGGTAATCAACCGGCGTACTCATTCGGTCTCGATTCGAATACCATTATTGAGGAAGTCATGAATGCTCTTCCCCGTAATAAAAAAGTGTATGATCTGATCAACAGGGCTAATGTTGCAGTTGCCGAAGAACGATTTGAAGAGGCAAAGCAAATTTTGTCAGAGGTTGAGGCATCACTTGGTACTAGAGATGAGGAAATCAGAAGACTGGAAGCAATAATCAGAAACCTTGAAATTCTAAATTCAATGGAATAA
- a CDS encoding PAS domain S-box protein — protein MITIKNKITLGFGVLFVIILLLGVAGIAFINHLATKSRGTIVDNYHSVSYTVSMMEKMDELHRCNSKFLSSEAPDSVELNKFKKANSEFERLLALESQNITESGEAGLVAGLQEKYRNYLSESAETEGKNLNRNQKSRVLDSLKAEVNNSILLIYKLNMNAILEKNDNLVSTANDLTVYKVIAVLISVIVSLGFIFYFPKQIIEPFRVLTQKMQLIIEGKYHQRLENVTKDEIGVLTTAFNNMAEKLESYEAQHYDEIIFEKKRMESLVESFEDAVFLIDENRNLALINKKFLKLTGLKHEEVINRNIEDIALRSDLLRQILNNIPISKKESEVDQNPLRIVLDDDEYFFKMETDEILTYSAFLKKEIFIGTMVMLKDVTQFQKRDAAKTNLLATVSHELKTPLSSINLCLKMLNDERTGELNHEQKELIVSLRNQSNRLSRVIKELLDFSQIETGNIRLNIGVIDPANVLEMSAIALMMPISEKEIELVTEIEDDLPGVSGDIEKSVFVFVNLLNNAIRYSPKGGAVVLSVRRLDGFVEFAVRDSGPGISQKDQEKLFKRFARIDPKDKSGWGLGLVIAKDFVQAQGGEIFVQSDPGKGSCFSFTLPVVG, from the coding sequence ATGATCACGATAAAAAATAAAATCACCCTCGGTTTTGGCGTCCTTTTTGTCATTATCCTCCTTTTGGGTGTGGCTGGTATTGCGTTTATAAATCACCTCGCCACCAAATCGAGAGGAACAATTGTAGACAATTATCACTCGGTAAGCTATACTGTTTCGATGATGGAAAAAATGGATGAGCTTCATCGCTGCAATTCAAAATTTTTGTCTTCAGAAGCCCCCGATTCCGTCGAATTGAACAAATTCAAAAAAGCAAATTCCGAATTTGAAAGATTGCTTGCCTTGGAATCGCAAAACATTACCGAATCAGGTGAAGCCGGTCTCGTTGCCGGTTTGCAGGAAAAATACAGGAATTATCTTTCGGAATCTGCTGAAACTGAGGGAAAAAACCTGAACAGGAATCAAAAAAGCAGAGTGCTCGACAGTCTGAAGGCGGAGGTCAACAATTCCATTTTGCTGATTTACAAGCTGAACATGAATGCAATCCTTGAGAAAAACGATAATCTTGTCTCAACTGCGAATGATCTGACAGTTTACAAGGTGATTGCGGTTCTGATTAGTGTCATTGTTTCCCTTGGGTTTATATTTTATTTCCCGAAGCAGATTATCGAACCTTTCAGAGTGCTTACCCAAAAAATGCAACTGATAATAGAGGGGAAATACCATCAAAGACTTGAAAATGTGACAAAAGATGAAATCGGGGTATTGACTACTGCATTTAACAATATGGCAGAAAAGCTCGAATCGTATGAGGCACAGCATTATGACGAGATTATCTTTGAAAAGAAGAGAATGGAATCGCTCGTCGAGTCATTTGAGGATGCTGTTTTTCTTATTGATGAGAACAGAAACCTTGCCCTGATTAATAAAAAATTCCTTAAGCTGACAGGACTGAAGCATGAAGAAGTAATCAACAGAAACATCGAAGATATTGCATTAAGGAGCGACCTGCTTCGGCAGATTCTAAATAATATTCCAATCTCAAAAAAAGAATCCGAGGTGGATCAAAACCCTCTTCGTATAGTGCTGGATGATGATGAATACTTCTTCAAGATGGAAACGGACGAGATACTTACATATTCCGCCTTCCTGAAGAAAGAAATCTTCATCGGAACAATGGTAATGTTAAAAGATGTGACTCAATTTCAAAAACGGGACGCCGCCAAGACAAATCTGCTCGCAACGGTATCACATGAGTTAAAAACACCTCTCTCCTCAATAAATCTCTGCCTCAAGATGCTGAATGATGAGCGAACAGGGGAGCTTAACCATGAGCAGAAGGAGTTGATTGTATCACTGCGAAATCAGAGCAACCGCCTCTCGAGAGTGATTAAGGAACTGCTCGATTTCTCTCAAATCGAAACCGGAAACATTAGGCTGAATATAGGCGTGATTGATCCTGCCAATGTGCTCGAAATGAGTGCAATCGCCCTGATGATGCCCATTTCTGAAAAGGAAATCGAATTAGTTACCGAGATCGAGGATGATCTTCCGGGAGTATCAGGCGATATCGAAAAATCCGTTTTTGTTTTTGTAAACCTGCTAAATAATGCCATCAGATACTCACCCAAAGGTGGGGCGGTCGTTTTATCGGTCAGGAGGCTCGATGGTTTTGTGGAATTCGCCGTAAGAGATTCCGGACCCGGCATATCTCAGAAGGATCAGGAAAAGCTGTTCAAACGGTTTGCCCGCATAGATCCCAAAGACAAAAGCGGCTGGGGTCTTGGCCTCGTAATCGCGAAAGACTTCGTCCAGGCTCAGGGCGGAGAAATTTTCGTTCAGAGTGACCCCGGCAAAGGGAGTTGTTTTTCATTCACTTTGCCGGTGGTTGGGTAA
- a CDS encoding sensor protein KdpD, whose amino-acid sequence MAEVNDPVHYFLNLIKKSKKGKLKIYIGMAAGVGKTYRMLLEGKELLENNIDVTAGYIETHGRKEIIKLMAGIPILERKKVFYKGKLLEEFDLEAVLVQRPDIVLVDELAHTNAPGSKNKKRWQDVLQLIEEGIGVITTVNIQHIESLNELVEKITGICVEERVPDLLLQSADEVVNIDLAIEDLIDRLKEGKIYDISKVPTALQNFFQKDKLLLLRDLALKEVSHQVERKIRSEIPLTHRQKMGAVVSAIGTNHVSAKRVIRRSYGIASLYNSKWYSIYVQTPDEDPLRINPGAQRHLINNFRLATELGSEVVEVKSNDPALEIVNFAVSVEASLIVMGEPSFSILYRLRLNNFFRRLTGLTGKKNIDILLVASNDHDKK is encoded by the coding sequence ATGGCTGAAGTTAACGACCCCGTTCACTATTTCCTGAATCTGATTAAGAAATCGAAGAAAGGAAAGCTTAAGATCTACATCGGTATGGCTGCCGGTGTGGGGAAAACCTACCGTATGCTGCTGGAAGGGAAGGAACTGCTCGAGAACAACATTGATGTTACTGCCGGTTATATCGAAACCCATGGGAGGAAAGAGATCATTAAACTGATGGCTGGCATCCCGATTCTGGAGAGGAAAAAAGTGTTCTACAAGGGGAAACTCCTCGAGGAATTTGACCTCGAAGCGGTGCTGGTTCAGCGACCCGACATAGTTCTCGTTGATGAACTTGCCCACACTAATGCTCCCGGATCAAAAAACAAAAAAAGATGGCAGGATGTCCTCCAGTTGATCGAAGAGGGAATCGGAGTAATCACCACAGTAAACATCCAGCATATTGAAAGCCTGAATGAACTCGTGGAAAAAATCACCGGTATTTGTGTCGAGGAAAGGGTGCCCGATTTGCTCCTGCAGTCAGCCGATGAAGTGGTCAATATTGATCTGGCTATTGAAGACCTGATTGACCGTCTGAAAGAGGGAAAAATTTACGACATCTCCAAAGTCCCGACGGCACTTCAAAACTTTTTTCAAAAAGACAAACTCCTTCTTCTCAGGGATCTTGCCCTGAAGGAGGTGTCCCACCAGGTCGAAAGAAAAATAAGAAGTGAAATCCCCCTTACACACCGGCAAAAAATGGGCGCTGTAGTTTCCGCAATCGGTACAAACCATGTCTCCGCAAAAAGGGTTATCCGAAGGTCATACGGCATCGCATCCCTCTACAATTCAAAGTGGTACTCAATCTATGTGCAAACTCCCGATGAAGATCCACTTAGAATAAACCCGGGCGCTCAACGGCATTTGATTAATAATTTCAGACTTGCAACAGAACTTGGCTCGGAGGTGGTGGAAGTGAAAAGCAATGATCCTGCTCTGGAAATTGTTAATTTTGCCGTGTCGGTTGAAGCTTCTTTGATCGTCATGGGTGAACCCTCATTCTCGATCCTTTACAGATTGAGATTAAACAATTTCTTCAGACGGCTCACAGGTCTGACAGGCAAAAAAAACATTGACATTTTACTGGTGGCATCAAATGATCACGATAAAAAATAA
- the kdpC gene encoding potassium-transporting ATPase subunit KdpC, which yields MNRLVNEIKLNLILFFLLAIGFPFVVWLFGLATPENAAGRPVHKNGTTLGFENIGQKFTADKYFWGRPSATGYNASASGGSNKPVADSLYLKTVNHRLEEFLKRNPGITKDEVPSDLITASGSGIDPDISVQSAIIQIKRIAKARNLPEEVIMKIVVENIKQPFLGIFGTPCVNVLKLNLALDETTGGR from the coding sequence ATGAATCGTTTAGTTAATGAGATAAAACTTAACCTGATTTTGTTCTTTTTGCTCGCAATTGGTTTCCCGTTTGTTGTGTGGCTTTTCGGTCTTGCAACACCGGAGAATGCAGCAGGCAGACCCGTTCACAAAAATGGCACTACTCTTGGGTTTGAAAATATAGGACAAAAATTCACAGCCGATAAATACTTTTGGGGAAGACCTTCCGCCACAGGTTACAACGCATCTGCATCAGGAGGTTCCAACAAACCCGTGGCAGATTCCCTTTATTTGAAGACGGTGAATCACCGGCTCGAGGAATTTCTGAAGCGGAACCCGGGAATAACAAAAGATGAGGTACCTTCCGATCTGATAACCGCATCAGGAAGTGGAATTGATCCCGATATTTCAGTTCAATCAGCCATAATTCAGATAAAAAGGATTGCCAAAGCGAGAAATCTGCCTGAGGAAGTGATTATGAAAATTGTAGTAGAGAATATCAAACAGCCGTTCCTGGGTATATTTGGAACACCCTGTGTAAATGTGCTGAAATTGAATCTTGCGCTCGATGAGACAACCGGAGGCAGGTAA
- the kdpB gene encoding potassium-transporting ATPase subunit KdpB yields MKTEKNLKLFEKKIVINAIGNSFRKLDPRIMMRNPVMFSVEVGTIVMMVITLIPVFNGTPERGDFIYNSVITFLLFLTILFGNFAESIAEARGKAQAESLRKTREDTPAKKLERDGSVTITSSTNLVKGDIYVAEAGDTVPLDGEIIEGIASLDESAITGESAPVVREAGTDHSGIIGGTTVLSDRIVVRVTTAKGESFLDKMIQLVEGAGRQKTPNEIALTLLLASFTIVFLVVTVTLQPFSLFAKTTVTITSLISLFVCLIPTTIGGLLSAIGIAGMERALSANIIAKSGKAVESAGDIDVVLLDKTGTITIGNRKATAFHPSKGHTVDELALYSRLSSLADPTPEGKSIVELAGTTGGNISTDDLKNAAFVPFSAESKMSGIDLEDGTVIRKGAASAILRWANITAEDADVMSECNGISQKGGTPLVVAVNKKIIGVIQLQDIIKPGIKERFDRLRSIGVKTVMVTGDNALTAGYIAGKAGVDDFIAEATPVDKLNYILNEQKEGKLVAMMGDGTNDSPALAQADVGVAMNSGTQAAKEASNMVDLDNDPTKLLEVIEIGKQLLITRGNVTTFSIVNDVAKYFAIVPALFSTGIPALSALNIMGLHSPDSAILSAVIFNALIIPALIPLALKGVKYKPLGASSLLTRNLLIYGLGGLIVPFAGIKIIDLLVSHLF; encoded by the coding sequence ATGAAAACAGAGAAAAATCTGAAACTGTTTGAAAAAAAGATTGTCATCAATGCCATTGGAAATTCGTTCCGGAAGCTTGATCCGCGCATAATGATGCGAAATCCTGTGATGTTCTCGGTTGAAGTGGGGACAATCGTGATGATGGTTATAACCCTGATACCCGTTTTTAACGGAACTCCCGAGAGGGGCGATTTTATCTATAATTCTGTAATCACTTTTCTTCTTTTCCTTACTATTCTCTTCGGAAATTTTGCGGAATCAATCGCTGAAGCAAGGGGAAAGGCACAGGCTGAATCACTGAGAAAAACAAGAGAGGATACCCCCGCCAAAAAACTCGAAAGAGACGGCTCGGTAACGATAACCAGTTCTACAAACCTCGTAAAAGGTGATATTTATGTGGCTGAAGCGGGTGATACGGTTCCCCTCGATGGTGAAATTATCGAAGGCATTGCTTCACTTGATGAATCTGCGATAACGGGTGAGTCTGCCCCCGTGGTAAGAGAAGCCGGAACAGATCATTCAGGGATTATCGGAGGAACAACCGTGCTTTCCGACAGAATCGTCGTCAGAGTTACCACGGCCAAGGGAGAGTCTTTCCTTGATAAAATGATTCAACTTGTCGAGGGAGCCGGAAGGCAAAAAACACCCAATGAGATTGCGCTGACACTACTTCTTGCAAGTTTTACCATTGTTTTCCTCGTGGTAACTGTGACTCTGCAGCCTTTCAGTCTGTTCGCAAAAACCACCGTCACAATTACATCACTCATTTCACTCTTTGTTTGTCTCATCCCAACAACCATCGGGGGACTTCTTTCAGCGATCGGAATTGCGGGGATGGAACGCGCGCTTTCTGCCAATATTATAGCAAAATCGGGGAAAGCCGTCGAAAGTGCCGGTGACATCGATGTGGTGCTTTTAGACAAAACAGGAACCATCACCATTGGTAACAGAAAAGCCACAGCATTTCATCCATCCAAAGGACACACGGTTGATGAACTTGCACTTTACTCCCGGTTAAGTTCTCTTGCCGACCCGACCCCCGAGGGAAAGTCGATCGTGGAACTTGCAGGAACTACCGGCGGCAACATTTCAACAGATGACCTCAAAAATGCAGCTTTTGTCCCCTTCAGTGCAGAGTCAAAAATGAGCGGCATCGATCTGGAGGACGGAACAGTAATCAGAAAGGGTGCTGCCTCTGCAATTCTCAGGTGGGCAAACATCACCGCCGAAGATGCCGATGTGATGTCGGAATGTAACGGTATTTCGCAGAAGGGGGGCACACCATTGGTGGTTGCTGTTAACAAAAAAATTATCGGGGTTATTCAGCTTCAGGACATTATAAAACCGGGAATAAAGGAAAGATTCGACAGGCTTCGCAGCATCGGTGTAAAGACTGTAATGGTTACGGGTGACAATGCCCTTACTGCAGGGTACATTGCAGGCAAGGCAGGTGTTGATGATTTTATTGCAGAAGCTACACCCGTCGACAAACTGAACTACATTCTGAATGAGCAAAAAGAGGGAAAACTTGTCGCGATGATGGGCGACGGTACAAATGACTCTCCAGCTCTCGCACAAGCGGATGTCGGGGTCGCTATGAATTCGGGTACTCAGGCAGCAAAGGAAGCCTCAAATATGGTTGATCTCGATAATGATCCCACAAAACTGCTCGAAGTGATTGAGATCGGCAAGCAACTTCTTATCACCAGAGGAAATGTCACTACATTTTCAATTGTGAATGATGTCGCAAAATATTTCGCAATCGTTCCGGCTCTTTTTTCAACGGGTATTCCCGCTCTTTCGGCACTTAATATAATGGGACTCCACTCTCCCGATTCAGCCATACTGTCGGCAGTGATTTTTAATGCGTTGATTATTCCCGCACTTATTCCGCTTGCACTAAAAGGTGTAAAGTACAAGCCTCTGGGAGCCTCTTCTTTGCTCACCAGAAATCTGTTGATTTACGGACTGGGTGGTCTGATCGTTCCCTTTGCGGGAATCAAAATTATCGACCTGCTGGTTTCTCACCTGTTTTGA